In a single window of the Thunnus thynnus chromosome 9, fThuThy2.1, whole genome shotgun sequence genome:
- the LOC137188851 gene encoding phospholipase A and acyltransferase 3-like produces the protein MTSQVKVTTPGSAGAEQLSDEMTEAALFHKYRSGDQTFEGAKDLEPGDLIEIFRGIYQHWAVYSGDLYIVHFVAGINSPGALPVVLGGFVDGEVRKDKLQDVINKDKWKKNNTSHTTYDKKLKSKSKAEIVKEALSMVGKAVKYSVSDSNCEHFATMCRYGKALSLQVRQATAATVVGSAALGSFSAMSFSS, from the exons ATGACCAGCCAGGTAAAAGTGACTACGCCGGGTTCGGCAG GCGCAGAACAATTATCAGATGAAATGACAGAGGCAGCCCTCTTCCATAAATATCGCTCAGGGGACCAAACATTTGAG GGTGCCAAGGACCTAGAACCTGGAGACTTGATAGAAATCTTCCGTGGTATCTATCAGCACTGGGCTGTGTACAGTGGTGATTTGTACATTGTTCACTTTGTTGCCG GAATAAACAGTCCAGGAGCTTTACCAGTTGTGTTGGGAGGTTTTGTGGATGGCGAAGTCAGGAAAGACAAACTCCAGGATGTGATCAACAAagacaagtggaaaaaaaataacacatcacatacaaCATACGACAAGAAGTTGAAATCCAAGTCAAAGGCGGAAATTGTGAAAGAAGCCCTTTCGATGGTGGGTAAGGCTGTGAAGTACAGTGTCTCTGATTCAAACTGTGAGCACTTCGCCACCATGTGCCGTTATGGCAAAGCCCTGTCTCTTCAG GTGCGGCAGGCTACAGCTGCAACTGTAGTGGGATCTGCTGCTTTAGGTTCCTTTAGCGCAATGTCTTTCTCCTCCTGA
- the LOC137188852 gene encoding phospholipase A and acyltransferase 4-like, producing the protein MAISTGLYSGIGSSESSSTVSGGRVMKEKLQDVVKNNKWKINNIHDDKCKPRPTQEIVKEALLKVGEDVKYSVSNWNCEHLATWCRYGKALSVQEPEPGDLIEFFREGYQHWAVYIGDGDVVHLVTPGISSSGASSTVSGASVGGQVQKEKLKDVVNGKDWRINNLHDHEQKPKPKKKIVKEALSMVGKAVDYSLTDRNCEHFATWCRYGKPESRQVCRWIHNLEFASGWFIWI; encoded by the exons ATGGCTATCAGCACTGGGCTGT ACTCGGGAATAGGCAGCTCAGAGTCTTCATCAACTGTGTCAGGAGGCCgagtaatgaaagaaaaactccAGGATGTGGTCAAAAACAACAAgtggaaaataaataacatacaCGACGACAAGTGTAAACCCAGGCCAACCCAGGAAATTGTGAAAGAAGCCCTTTTGAAGGTGGGTGAGGATGTGAAGTACAGTGTCTCCAATTGGAACTGTGAGCACCTCGCCACCTGGTGCCGTTACGGCAAAGCCCTGTCTGTTCAG GAGCCAGAACCAGGTGACTTGATAGAGTTCTTCCGTGAAGGCTATCAGCACTGGGCTGTGTACATTGGTGATGGGGATGTTGTTCACTTGGTTACCCCCG GCATAAGCAGTTCAGGGGCTTCATCAACTGTGTCGGGAGCTTCCGTGGGGGGCCaagtacagaaagaaaaacttaaaGATGTGGTCAACGGAAAGGATTGGAGAATAAATAACCTACACGACCACGAGCAGAAACCCAAGCCAAAGAAGAAAATTGTGAAAGAAGCACTTTCGATGGTGGGTAAGGCTGTGGACTACAGTCTCACTGACAGGAACTGTGAGCACTTCGCCACCTGGTGCCGTTACGGCAAACCTGAGTCTCGTCAGGTATGTAGGTGGATCCACAATTTGGAATTTGCCTCTGGATGGTTTATATGGATTTAA